Genomic DNA from Eschrichtius robustus isolate mEscRob2 chromosome 4, mEscRob2.pri, whole genome shotgun sequence:
TGATTAATGGGGACCTCATAGCCTTTTCATAAGTTCAATAAAGATTTGGAAGAGAAATTTCAAGGTGAAATTCTGTTTTGCTGTTACCAGTATTTAACTTGTAATTTAAGAAAGACAGTGTATACTATTTTTACTTTGGGGATACATTTCTCTTTTTGGCAAGTCAAAAGACTTAATCTGCTGCTTGCTCCCTATTTTGTAATTATGCAGGCGCAGTAGTGACAAACAAAACTTTCCAAAACTGTAATAGGGTGTTCTTGATATGTGGTTATGTAGGAAGAGTGAGATTTTAATACACTGCCCAGTAAATTGGTGCAGTTTTGGGGAAGGTGTTATTGATGTGGATAACTTaaggcaaaattaaaaatttttttttagcattttaataTTGCTTTTTGTCTTTACAGGAAAATGTTTATAGGAGGCCTTAGCTgggacactacaaagaaagatcTGAAGGACTACTTCTCCAAATTTGGTGAAGTCGTAGACTGCACTCTGAAGTTAGATCCTATCACAGGGCGATCAAGGGGTTTTGGCTTTGTGCTATTTAAAGAGTCGGAGAGTGTAGATAAGGTAGTGTGCCATGTGTTCTAATCAGTTAATAATACAAAATATGTGAATAGTTTGATACAATTAATCTGCCTATTATTTGTGATTTCCCCTTTTGCAGTTATACGAAGGAAGAGATAACAGCTCTTGCCAATACGTTTTATGAAGAGAGTCAGATTCAAGAATTTTTTACTGAAaacttctgtgtgccaggctctactgtgttaaaattaattttaaaaaccttaaagATGGCTAATTAGAAGGATATGCTGTGATAAGTTCACAGAAATACAGATTTTGAAATTTGCTAGGCAAGAAACTTCTGACtgaatcattttacattttagtcTTTAGGCTACAGGGAAGTAGCAATCATGCTTATATTGCCAATAGTTAAAGGCATGGTGGTTGTCTAGTAATTGATTAACTCCTCATTCTTACTGACCTTTAGGTTTTTAAAGATTGTTATATATTAGCTGATATCACATCACCACAATTGACAGTTTAATTGTGAGCTGGTCAACATATGCCTGGCATTAGCTATATTTATTtaactataattatttttaagtaagttAATAATCTCTGAACTTTAGTTAAGATATATAtctttcaaatgaaaaatttccatttccttaGGTCATGGATCAGAAAGAACATAAATTGAATGGGAAGGTGATTGATCCTAAGAGGGCCAAAGCCATGAAAACAAAAGAgcctgttaaaaaaatttttgttggtgGCCTTTCTCCAGATACACCTGAAGAGAAAATAAGGGAGTACTTTGGTGGTTTTGGTGAGGTATGTGATAATATTTTGACCTAGTTTTTGTTAAAATTAGTGTGAATATAATTGTCACATTATAGGTTTTTCACTGGGTTTTCCAAAGTTGTTTTGAAGTTTGGGCAGATTATGCGATTTGTTTTGAAATAAGGATAGTATAAATACTTCATTAGCAGGTCTTTGAAGGTTAGATGATTGCATTTTCTAGTTTATTGAGGAACTATTGTATGCATAGCATCCTTGGGCATACCATACACAAAGATGAAGTAGACATTTTCTTACTGTGGAATTTACTGGATTAGTAGAAAGCTATAAACAAGAGGAAGAAATTCAGGTTGGATTACCTGAGATGTAGAAGGAAATGGTTCAGTTGAGAATAGGGAAGAAATAAACTAACAATAGGGTGTAATGCCTTCTCAGTTTAAGCACATGTGTATGTGCAAATTTTATGAGGCTAATTATAGACTTAGATTCCTTTTATGAATTAATGATTTAAAGCTAAGTTGAGAAATTTGTGGCTTTTGGACCCAGATACAGCCTGTAGACATCCTTGGTTTGATTCAAGCAGAACATATTGCATGTTTTAGTTGTTAGTATTTAGGAATTGAGATATTTCCCACAAAAATCTGTATATTTAGCTTTTCTTCAGTATTTGTAAGAGCAGGTGACATTGGAACTGCCTTCTTGCCTGGCAACAGCCATCTAAGATGGAGTAGCAACTTCTACCTTTGGTTGCTCATACGTTCTCCAGTTTTCAGTGATCCTCACCATTCCCCATTTTCTCCCAAACACAGTcacttttattctgtttttcttaaaattgaCTCTTTCCTTCTGCATGTGCTTGGTGGGTGGGCGGGCATTTGAGTTTGTGACCCTTGAATTAGGTAGCAAGTGTCAATACCCTATGAACCTTTTTTTATAAACACGTTTAACAACTTTTTAGGTGGAGTGCATATTCTAATTcgaagactttttaaaagattaaaataaaactggGAGAGAGACACAGAATAGAGCTTGAGGGCCAAATGCATGTTTTCTTTGTGCATTTTTCCCACTAAACTTACAAACTAAggtattaaaactttttttttttttttggataatcaGGTTGAATCCATAGAGCTCCCCATGGACAACAAGACCAATAAGAGGCGTGGATTCTGCTTTATTACCTTTAAGGAAGAGGAACCAGTGAAgaagataatggaaaagaaataccACAATGTTGGTCTTAGTAAAGTAAGTTAAGCATACAATTCCTTGTAGAGAATACTAGCTGTTGTAAAGAGTTCAGTCATCTAAACTTTCTGTAAAGGCTTCAGTTTGTATGCTTGTGCTTTAAAGATGTCTCATTGGCTCCTTATTTGTCAAAGtcattttttgactttttttttttttttttttttttttttgcttttattggggAATAGGAGGGAAACATTTGTTTTTAAGTGAGTTTTTGTCTAGACTTCACCAAAAGATACTTTTTGAGGACCCAACAAATAGAATGTAGTAAAATTCTCAAGCACATACTTCTTGGATACATCAGAAGTGATTATTTCTCTGAAGTACTGATGATTGGTTTAATTGATAAACTGATTTTGAGGAAAGTATCAGTATCAGGGCAGATAACTGTATGTTTTAGACAGTATTGGCTATTctggttattttttatttgttttcttgagtCAGTGTAAtaacataatttttctctttttagtgtGAAATAAAAGTAGCTATGTCGAAGGAACAGTATCAGCAACAGCAACAGTGGGGATCTAGAGGAGGATTTGCGGGAAGAGCTCGTGGAAGAGGTGGTGGTAAGCTAGAGCCTAAGTTTACTCTATCTTAagcttttctactttttaattatCCTGAAGTAAAGATCTTTGCTGATCTTCTGACTTTAGTGAACCTATTAATGTGCTGCAGGCCCCAGTCAAAACTGGAACCAGGGATATAGTAACTATTGGAATCAAGGCTATGGCAACTATGGATATAACAGCCAAGGTTACGGTGGTTATGGAGGATATGACTACACTGGTTACAACAACTACTATGGATATGGTGATTATAGCAGTAAGTACTATACTTTTTATATTAACTGCtatttgacatttattttgtaCAAATTTGGATAGGTAGAAAGGTTAGTGTAGCTTTGCCAAGTGCAAACTTCTTCAGGTTTCAAATTCCTGGTAACTTGAAACTGCAGCCGTTTTATTGCTAGGTTTCTCCCAGCCTGTAGCACACGCACACTATAAGGGTAAGGTGTATGTGTGCTTCTGTATATGTatgctgggcttttgtttttttttttttttttgcatttaaaaacttAAAGGTTAGGTCAGGTCTCGTAAGCTCAAGGTATTCTAAATGTCAGTTCTTAGACCAACCAATAATCTTGGCATGATGTGTCTTAAATCCTATAAAGTTGAAGGATATCACATGTTGCCAGTTAAAACAAATCGTATCCTCGCCATAAGGTTATTAGGTGGAAATTCTTGACAACAGTTGTTGAGCTTGATAGAGCAAAGAAAACCTTGAAATTTAGACATGTAAAGCCCTGACTTCATTGTGCAACTAAATATGTTGCTCTCCGAATTCGTGGTGACGTCCACTTTTCAGGGAAAGGGCTCTACTAGAAGCAATCTTAACATTCTTTTGGAGGAGAGTGGTTGCATTGATTGCATTGTTTTAAGTGgtggttctttttcttccttggttAGACCAGTTCTTGGAATCATATCCTTTTCTTAGGTGACTAGGCCTGCTGCACAATAATAGGCTAACTAAAGTCAGAAGAAGGTCAGCAAAGATGGATGGGTGAGATTGGAGCCCTTTGCTTAGAAGGGCGGAGATAAGAAGCATTGATTGTGGTTGACAGAATCTTGTTATAAATTGTAAGGTGGTTTTACTTGGTGGTTGTGAAAAGAGTCTGCTTTGAAACAAAACCTTTAAACTGTTAAGGGTCAAAGGattatttcccattttatataagTAATCAGGTAATCAACTCATCCTGAATGCCTCATTACAGATTTGTTAAATGATTGGACAGGGTGACCTTTTACACTGGGAAGATACCCCTaagtttttgttattattgaaAATTAGGCACTGTTCTTATCAGTATGTAACCACTACAGATCTGGTTCTAacactttttttattttagaccAGCAGAGTGGTTATGGGAAAGTATCCAGGCGAGGTGGTCATCAAAATAGCTACAAACCATACTAAATTATTCCATTTGCAACTTATCCCCAACAGGTATGttctaaaaatagttttattatcattttaaagtaGTTTATATACTCCATATTGTACTTAAAATAATGTTTACTATTTTAAAGTTTCACAGCACCCAGAAGTGCTTATCATATTATAACATAGTGACTTTTCAAAATATGTAACACAGGTGCTTTTAagctttttgccttttttgtccTATTATTAACAAGTCAGTAAAGTTAACAGGTAAAgtactgctaatgggtacaaaTTAAGGAATTGCAGCAAAAAAGTATTGCCTACTAACTCTGACATTATACCTTGTTTGTACCCGCCAGCGGGAACTTCATTGCAGGCCCTGTGTCGCGCTGACTTCACGATTCTCACAGGCCCGCTCAATGCGGACAGGGTACGAGATGCTCACGCTCTCGAATGCTGCCGTTTGGTATGGTCTCTTCCAACATCCTGTATcagcattataaaataaaatggatactTCAAGCTTTGCCTTCacttatttctttgcttttaaaaactatttgtaatgtaattttaatgcattttttacaGGCCCAGTAATGGTTAAATACGTCAGCTTACTGAATAATTTTAACTATTTATTCTTCTAAGGATACAGCTTGTCTCTGGATTTTCCagtcttaattttatattttattaatctattttaaTGCTTGCTTTTCCCATTTATAGACGTTGTAGCAGTAATTGCAAGAAGTTCTTGAGCTGAATTCCTGTTGTGACAACTTCCTATATATCTATAATTATAATAGATAACTTTTTCTTTTAGTTGTATATAACTTTTCTATAACTTGTGATGGACAAGAGATATGCTGATccaataaaataagtttaaatattAGATGCTCTTGGGTCAAAATATCCTTTTACCAAATTGACTGACCTTTATATGAGTTCTTGGGTAAATACTTTTTGAAAAGCTTTATgtaattttaaagaattcttaAGAAAGCATATCACATCTTAAACCAGTGGTGCACATGTGGATTTACAGCTCATGGACTCTACTGTTCAGctttaatttataaaacatatcACACATTTAATGTTATACAGTATTTACATGTAGTGGGACATAGGGGTATCTCAGTTTTATGTAAATTTTGATAAGTGTTGTAGCCTACCTGGAGtgacttctgttttcttcttcttcttctttgtctcCAGGTGGTGAAGCAGTATTTTCCAAATTGAAGATTCATTTGAAGGTGGCTCCTGCCACCTGCTAATAGCAGTTCAAACTAAATTTTTTGTATCAAGTCCCTGAATGGAAGTTTGACGTTGGGTCCCTCTGAAGTTTAATTCTGAGTTCTCATTAAAAGAAATTtgctttcattgttttatttcttaattgcTATGCTTCAGAATCAATTTGTGTTTTATGCCCCGCCCTCCCCAGTATTGTAGAGCAAGTCTCGTGTTAAAAGCCCAGTGTGACAGTGTCATGATGTAGTAGTGTCTTACTGGTTTTTTAATAAATCCTTTTGTATAAAAATGTATTGGCTCTTTTATCATCAGAATAGGAAAAATTGAGGAATATAAATTGTCATGGATTTAAGTTAGAAGCATAAGTTTGGAAAAGAGTAGACCTTGTCAAAATGAAGGACGTGGTTAAGATTGCagtgaaattttaaatgtttttagttAAAATCTAATATTTGCCACAGTGTGAATTCCCTGTCCTAATTGGAAATGACTTAATGTAGTTAATTTGTTTGTTGGATGTTTTAAAACTACTTCCTTATGTAGCCATTAAGATTTATTTGAGTACTTTCCCAGTTTTTGCTTAATGTGTATTACGCTTTTTAGAACAAATCTGGATAAACGTGCAAGAACCCTTTTGCACAGGTGTTTTGTGCTTCCATTGAAAAATAAGGATTAAGAAAAATCTGTTAATAGAAATGCAGCTAGTTCAGAGATTTTTAGGGCTGCGGTGGATTTATACTCAATAGCTGTCTGAGTGTCGAGGGAGGATTAAAGAAATGTAtactgtgtttatgtgtgtgtgttcatttgtttggatgatttttatttccatttcttaaaaGTCTTAGTTTTTTGGATTTAGGGCTTTAAAATATCCTGGACTGGGATTTGAAGGCACCTAAGAGTTCTGAGTCATTCTAAGAATGTGTAGCTGGGAGTTTAGTTGATGACTTTAGGATTAAGTTGGAAGGTTTCTTTTCtgtcatttgttttgtttgtaaagtGTAGAAATTGATAAACTTTCAGTTGAAAGGCTTTTGGTATCTGTTAATAGCACTCAGGGAACTGATACCCATCAACATGGAAAATCCTTTGAAGTTATTACTCAAGTGAATGTTAACGAGTGTTTTACCCTGAGTGGTAATTGAAGACCCTGACTAGTCAGCTAAGTCAAGCCAGGCTGCTGAGAACAGACATTATAGGTGAGAAATGGTCTGATAATTCTATGGTAGAGTGAAGTGATTTTTtatacagccttttttttttttttcttttcccttttgtggCGTTGAATTGTCTGATGTTAAGAATTGAGCTCCAACTAGGCAAGCATTTTAGTGAACAGAAGTTAGTGTAACTGAAGTAAGTTAAACTTACATGATAGACATC
This window encodes:
- the HNRNPD gene encoding heterogeneous nuclear ribonucleoprotein D0 isoform X2 — translated: MSEEQFGGDGAAAAAATTAAVGGSAGEQEGAMVVAAQGAAAAAGSGAGTGGGTAAGGTEGGSAESEGAKIDASKNEEDEGHSNSSPRHSEAATAQREEWKMFIGGLSWDTTKKDLKDYFSKFGEVVDCTLKLDPITGRSRGFGFVLFKESESVDKVMDQKEHKLNGKVIDPKRAKAMKTKEPVKKIFVGGLSPDTPEEKIREYFGGFGEVESIELPMDNKTNKRRGFCFITFKEEEPVKKIMEKKYHNVGLSKCEIKVAMSKEQYQQQQQWGSRGGFAGRARGRGGDQQSGYGKVSRRGGHQNSYKPY
- the HNRNPD gene encoding heterogeneous nuclear ribonucleoprotein D0 isoform X1, producing MSEEQFGGDGAAAAAATTAAVGGSAGEQEGAMVVAAQGAAAAAGSGAGTGGGTAAGGTEGGSAESEGAKIDASKNEEDEGHSNSSPRHSEAATAQREEWKMFIGGLSWDTTKKDLKDYFSKFGEVVDCTLKLDPITGRSRGFGFVLFKESESVDKVMDQKEHKLNGKVIDPKRAKAMKTKEPVKKIFVGGLSPDTPEEKIREYFGGFGEVESIELPMDNKTNKRRGFCFITFKEEEPVKKIMEKKYHNVGLSKCEIKVAMSKEQYQQQQQWGSRGGFAGRARGRGGGPSQNWNQGYSNYWNQGYGNYGYNSQGYGGYGGYDYTGYNNYYGYGDYSNQQSGYGKVSRRGGHQNSYKPY